The region TGTGGGCACCCTAGACCATCTGCTTGAAACAAGCTCTTGAGATGTATATAATGAAAATTTAGGAGTTATCTTAAAATCAGCATACGCAAATGCTTTATGCTTTGGCAAGTCGTATATTAGTTCATTTTTGTTTTTATACTTGGCTTTTATGTATGTATAGTTACCACCAAGCTCGACACTTTTAGTTGCAAAATAGATAGCGCTTAGCTCAAAGCCTTTGTATTCGGCTGTATCTATATTTTGATTTTGCTGCAAGGTTCTACCGCCAAGTTTAACATCAACACCGCCAATTGCATCTTTAACTTTTGAATAAAATAGAGCACTTTCAAGTCTTAGCATATCGGCAAATGTTTTTTGGTATCCTATCTCATAGTGGTTCGCAATCTCGGGCTTTAAAGTAGGATTTGGCACAAATCTACGAAATCTTTCGCTATATCTATCTTTCATGCTTGGAAAATATGTCTTTTTAGCGTAACTCAAACTTAACTCGTCACTTCCATCAAAACTATGTTTTAAAGACACTTGATAATTAAACGCGTGCTCTTTTTTAATTTTATCATTAAAATATATTAGCTTTTTAGCTCCTCCATCTAATGGTTGGGAAAAAATCTAGCAGTTTGCGGATCTCTTACATCGTAGCTTACTCCTGCTATAAATTTAGTCATATCCGTAAATTTATATGTATTTTCTAGGCCAAAAGAGTATGACTTATCTTTCATAATCTCTTCTGGCTCTCCAACTTTAGAGCTACTATGCTTATCGTATTTGTAATTTGCAGAGAATTTTAAAGTATCTTTATCGCCTATATCTCCACCAAGTTCAATACCAAAGCCATAGGAATTATCTTTATAGTTACTATCGGCACCACTTTTTGTTGTTTTTTTTCTTATCTGCAAAGTCATATACTCCATTTTTAAAAGTATCATGGAAAATTTTTGTCTTTAGATACAAGGCATCAAATTTTGTATTGGATAAGAGATAAAGACTCTCTCTGTCCCATCTTGGCCAATCCCAATATCTATCCCAATTATGAAAGTTAGCATATTTGCCAGCATAAAAAGGCTGTTCTTTTGATCCTTTTTGTTTTACGTAAGAGATAGCGTATTCATCTGTTTCATTTGGAGTAAAACCGAATTTTAAGTTGATCTTCTTGTCTCTTTGAACTGAATTCTCACGCCTTGCGCCATCTTCATTACCTCTTACATCTTTTGTAAAATTGCTTGAAAGCTGCTGACCATTATCCTCCATAAAGCTTCCGCCCGCTTGCACATAAAACATCTCTTGACGCGAGCCTAAGTTAAAATCCACATTGTTGCCGAAAGTATCTTTGCTCTTACCCAGTTCAATCCCATATCCGATGTTGCCTTCAAATTCGCGCGTAGGCTTTTTGGACACTAAATTTATCGCTCCGCCCATAGTGTTTGCACCGTAAAGCACACTGCTTGCGCCTTTTGAAATTACGATTTGGCTTAGATCAAAGGTGGTAAAACGACCAAAATCCGCATTTCCGTCATACGGGATATAAACGGGAATTCCGTCTATAAATAGCGGCACGCGCCTAGCGTCAAAGCTGCGAATATAGAAATTCTGCTCAGCTCTTGGACCTTTCTTATCCACATAAACACCGGGCGTCGAGCAAGCGACTTCAGAAAGCCTTTTTATCTCGTCTTTTTGCATCTTTTCAGTATCAATCACAACAACATTCGTGTCACTTTTTTGCACACCTTCAACGTTTGAGACAACTTCAACCTGTCCAAGTTCAAAAACTTGAGCATGTAAAGCAATAGCAACACTACATGCTATTAATGCGCTCTTTTTCATCCCAACTCCTATATAAATTTAATTTTTATATTTTTAAATAGACCGTATATAGATATAATGCAATATAAAATATATAAAAATAATTTTATTTAAGAGTTATTTAAAAGAAACTGAAATTTATTTAACGAAATTTAAATTTTTAGAGAGTAAAACGGCTGAATTTAGGGCAAATTTAAAAGACGGATAAGTGTAAAAACGATAGTAAAAATTTAAGCTTTAAAATATATATTTATATATTACAACTTCTAAATTTCTGGCTTCTATCTCCGAATTTAGCTTCGACTATCAACACAAGAGTATAAAAAATCTTCTCGTCATTTAGTCTTGCGATATCCCTTAGGGTCTGATTTTTGCCATCAAATTTAACTTCGCCATCTTTTAAAATTTCAACAAGATCATCGGCATCGATGCGCAAAGTATCGGCGATAGTTTGGATAGTGTGATTTTCAAGCGCCATAACAAGCCTATCCATGTTGCAAAACGAGGGATTTTTCCTAGCCAAAACCACATCAAGAAACTCATTAAAGAGCTTCACAAGCTTTCTTCGCTTGATAATGATATGAAGCATAGCCACAACCAAAAGCGCAAAACCGCAAATTCTATGCAGCAGCATAAGAAATTCGCTGTAATCTCCGCAAGCGAATTTAAAGCCCGAATACCCTAAGAGCAAAAGCCCCGCTGCAAGCAATACGATAAGCGCAAATTTATAAACTATCTTAACTTTAAACATTCAAAACTATCCTTATTCCACCGCCTAAATAGGCAGTTGTAGCAGCTTGGCTTGCTTGTGTCGCAAACGATCTCGTCCTCATCGCTGTCAAGCATAAATTTATCGCATCTTCTAGATGAAATTTTAGCACTTTCGTAATCAAATTTACCTTTTAAGAAGATACCGCGCTCATCAAAATACTCAAATTTGGCCACTAAAAACCTCTAAGATCTTTTATATCGTAGGCTTTAAATTTGCCGTTTTTATCTCTTTTTACAAGCAAAACGGATCTAGAATTTCTAACTATAAGCTTTAAATCAAAGCCCGTTAAGATTATTTCGTCTTTATTCACTTGTTTAAAATTTTCATCCAAAATTTCATCTATAAAGCCCAAATTTAAAATCTCTTGTGCGCTCATCTCATCTTTTTGAAGTCTTATTTTGCCTTTTATCCTTCCGTCATTTCCGCTAAGTCTAAGAGCTATGCCCGCAAGCGCTCCTATAACTCCTCTGCCTTCATTTTTAAGCTCTTTAAGATAGACGTTTTGTCTTTTTGCCTCATCATAAGCTTCATCTTTTGTTATAAACTCAACTTTTGCTCTTTTGCCAAATTCGATAAGAGAATTTAAATTTAAGATATCTTTTTCAAAGGCAACCGCGAGCCCTGGCTCACTGCTAGGCGCGCTTTCTTTTATCAAAAAAGCTTGCGCAAATTTGATAACCTCATCTCTTTGAGCTTCGTTCAGATAGGTGCTAAAGCACATTGAGCTGTTGTGCGAAGTGTAATTTACTCTTTCGTCAATTAGCAACTGATGGCGACTTATAAAAGAACATTCACAAAAGCGCTCATTTATAAATTCCACTATATTTTCAGCAATCATACCAGTGGATTTAGTATATCCTATTTCATCGGTATCATCAATAGCAATATAAGTTTTATACTTCAAGTTTATATCCTATTTTATATTTTAAATTATAGAATTTTAGTAATTAAATTTAGATAATAGAATTTAAAAGAATAAGGCATATAAATTTATAAGCCTAGGATAAAAGCGAATTATTTTTTAGTATCTTTTTTTAGATCGTCAGGTGAGATAGGCTTGCCAAGCAAGAAGCCTTGAGCGTATTTGATACCGAATTTTTTAACTTCCGCTAAAATTTCAGGAGTGCTTACAAATTCAGCTACCACATTGTAATTTTGGCGATTGGCAAAGTCGATGATGGTTTGCATTAGATACCTGGCGTTTTTATCAAAAGGCAGCTTTTTGATTATGGAGCCGTCGATTTTAATCGTATCTATATCAAGCTCTAAAATTCGGTAGTAGTTTGAGTAGCCGCTACCAAAATCGTCAATTGCGATTTTAGAGTTATAGCTGCTTACTTTGTGGATAAAATCATTTACCGCTTCATAGTCATCCACGCCTTCGGATTCTAAAATTTCAAAATAAACATGCTCAGGATATGAGCAAATTCTAAGCTTTTGTTCTATGAGATCGCGAATTTGGGAATTTATGATGTCGCTATTTGAAAGATTCATCGAAAATTTAAGA is a window of Campylobacter sp. CCUG 57310 DNA encoding:
- a CDS encoding TonB-dependent receptor, with amino-acid sequence MFSQPLDGGAKKLIYFNDKIKKEHAFNYQVSLKHSFDGSDELSLSYAKKTYFPSMKDRYSERFRRFVPNPTLKPEIANHYEIGYQKTFADMLRLESALFYSKVKDAIGGVDVKLGGRTLQQNQNIDTAEYKGFELSAIYFATKSVELGGNYTYIKAKYKNKNELIYDLPKHKAFAYADFKITPKFSLYTSQELVSSRWSRVPTSRTTHLDHKTSGFGVTNFKFTYKPTENLMIDAGISNLFDKNYEYREGFPEEGRVFFSNIRYKF
- a CDS encoding BamA/TamA family outer membrane protein produces the protein MQIRKKTTKSGADSNYKDNSYGFGIELGGDIGDKDTLKFSANYKYDKHSSSKVGEPEEIMKDKSYSFGLENTYKFTDMTKFIAGVSYDVRDPQTARFFPNH
- a CDS encoding TonB-dependent siderophore receptor; its protein translation is MKKSALIACSVAIALHAQVFELGQVEVVSNVEGVQKSDTNVVVIDTEKMQKDEIKRLSEVACSTPGVYVDKKGPRAEQNFYIRSFDARRVPLFIDGIPVYIPYDGNADFGRFTTFDLSQIVISKGASSVLYGANTMGGAINLVSKKPTREFEGNIGYGIELGKSKDTFGNNVDFNLGSRQEMFYVQAGGSFMEDNGQQLSSNFTKDVRGNEDGARRENSVQRDKKINLKFGFTPNETDEYAISYVKQKGSKEQPFYAGKYANFHNWDRYWDWPRWDRESLYLLSNTKFDALYLKTKIFHDTFKNGVYDFADKKKNNKKWCR
- a CDS encoding chemotaxis protein yields the protein MFKVKIVYKFALIVLLAAGLLLLGYSGFKFACGDYSEFLMLLHRICGFALLVVAMLHIIIKRRKLVKLFNEFLDVVLARKNPSFCNMDRLVMALENHTIQTIADTLRIDADDLVEILKDGEVKFDGKNQTLRDIARLNDEKIFYTLVLIVEAKFGDRSQKFRSCNI
- a CDS encoding molybdopterin biosynthesis protein MoeB, with the protein product MAKFEYFDERGIFLKGKFDYESAKISSRRCDKFMLDSDEDEIVCDTSKPSCYNCLFRRWNKDSFECLKLR